GACTCTTCAGgtaaatgaattcattttcatGACAAACCTGattaaacagtaaattacaCAGATTTCTTTAAAAGCTACCCAATAAAAGGTAATCCATCCTGTTTGATAACTATTAATAAATTTAGTTTTGAAATGTAGTCAACTACATTTAAGTCCAGTTAAGTATGTAAGAAGAAACACGTTTTCACCTACCAGGCTTTTCCTCAGGTGTAGGGGAACGAATCTTCTTGCCTGAACAGGAAGTAACAGTAAGTTGACcattatatttattgtgtttctctggTGGAGACCTTCCAAAGACAAATGTTCTTGCATTTGCATAGTATTCAGACATTCACCTTTCCCTTTACTGCCTGCAGTGCCTGTAGATTTCTCTCTCTTGGGTGGCATCGTTGCTCTTGGAGCTTCACTatgagggggtggggggtttaAAGgcataaatagattttttgaCAACAACATATGATGTTACATTGTTCCaagtaaaacatcaaaatacatttttgttataATTACACAATTGTGTTAAATTGACCAACTGTGAACAACAGTGCCCTGTGTTATTATCAGTGCACAGGGTGACATCTTGTGGAGGATCAAGACATTGTACCACTGTTTATACACTGCCTTATTAACAGGACGTTATAGGTATGACTTTAATTtatctgtgaaaacatgttATATCTTCAGCTCCTAAACCTTTTCAATTACAACCAAGGTTcagaattaaaaatgtaaacaattacAGTTTCTGAAAATATATGATCAGACAAGTCCATTGTAAGTGTTAAAGTACTTTAGCAAAATAACCCCTTTCCAAGTGATATACTTGATGTAACTTAATACATTAACAATTCAACATAAAGTATTAAAACTAGAGGCAGGCTATTTGTTAGGGGTTAATTACCTAAAATTGTGCTAAAgtacattaaattacagtagCTACAATAGTTATCCTAGTTATTGAAGTAGACTGTTAAAGTAGAATGGAACCTACCGCTACATTATGGTTCTGTAGATGCAacataactaataataataacgtaATAACAAGTAATAACTACACTAATACAAAAATAGAAGAGTCATCCAGCAATATGTTAGCTGTTAGCAATGTGTGCTTGAGTGAAAGGTTCTAGCTTAACTAGCTTAACTAACTAAGGTTAGCTGTCTGTTTTGCTATTTAACATCATAACGAGAAGACTTTGCAGGAGCATTAATGGTAATTTAGCAGGCTCAACTAGCTAAATAGTAACTTAACACTAGCtacaaacagaataaataccTTCTTCCAGTATCTTAAACCATATTAGCTCCTCGGTTCACGCTTTTTAATCAGCGTTCGTCGGTGGGACTGTTTGGTTGCTAGGGGTTACAAGACTTCCACAACTATTGATTGACAGatgcagcagccaatcagagcccTACTGTAAAATGACGTCAAAGCACGTTAGCTGAcgacattcacacacattcactgacagGACAACACTTCGGACATTTAACCGAGTTTATTTGTATAAacttgaaatatattttatgtcatGATTTATTAGTTTTAGTCAGACCAAGAAATTTGGACACTCGTGACCCGGAAGCGGCAGGTGGATGCAATTAGGAGTTGATGAatctgctgcaggaggagatTGGTCAGTAACCTGTCAGAGTATTTTCtgcttgtgtttctctttcattgTTGTCCTGGATCGACTggatattgttattgttattattattagtattttcaACTCTTGCACGACGCTGAATAATGAATAGTTTGCCACAATGGTGGAAGCGAATCTGGTTTCAGCATGTGAGCTGGTGTGTGTTCAGCAATGTTCAGGTACACCTGCTTCACTTCCGTGCACCTCACAGGAGCAAGCTGCTGGTCAGTCGAccattttttaatgttagtGAAGATCAGagacttttttaaatgtgcagtcTCTGCTTAAGGCTATGTAAATAGAACTGTAGCCTATAAATTCCTGATTGAGTAGTAATATAAGGTTTTATTAGATACACCTGAGCAGTGCTGCCCTGCAATAAATCCTATATAGTTAAGGTCAGGTTTGGGTTTTAAGCTTTTaatgtttagcttttttttgtcattgtctgATTGTTAGAATTATAGGTTAGAAGGCATGGAGACTGGATCAGAAAGTCTTTCTATTTAGTCTCTTTTTAATTCCTTCATTGGTGTAAATTGCTGAATAATTTCTCTAtgcttttcttgtgtttttatagtaaaGTATTAACCTCAAAGCATTTGTGCAAacagctgtgctgctgtaaGGTGTACAGCTGCCAAATAAACTAAAGCCCAAGTCAAGGCAGACTtccaaacattttctacaacTGTGGTCAGCAAAGACAAATGGTTAAAGTTAACTCTTTATTTCTAAGCCACTTAAAGTTtgtgctttatttctttactcAGCTAAACTGTTAAAATTTGCTGATGACACCAGTGTTTGGGTTTACAGCAGTTACCATATTATTGGGCATAAAAGCTGATAGTTGATTTGACGCTGCCGTTTTACTGGCTTGTTATTGCACCTGGATGCTGGAAATTATCATACACCACTTCTCACTTCTCTGATTTACTCTTATATTATTGCTGATGATGATATTCTGAtgctgtgagtttgtgtgtatgtcaaCAACCTAATTTTAACTCCAAAATTACATAAGTAAAAAAATAGTGATATAGAATTTTTGTCACGTTTTAGTGATTTGAAATATGTTGCAAAGGTTTGCATGTAGATAACTCAGACTTGCCTGACTTTAGATATGGAGGAATCCAGTGACTTGTATGATGTGTATGGGACTAGTGGCCCCCTTCCCCGGTCAGAGGAGGATCTGGACAATGTGGAGTGTCTCAGAAGGAAGATCAAGTATTTCTTTATGAACCCATGTGAGAAGTATCACGCTCGTGGACGAAAACCGTGGAAACTCATACTACAGATCATCAAAATTGCCATTATCACCATCCAGGTAGTAATCCGTCATGATCTGAAcagttacatgttttatttccaccagcacaacaacaaatgtttattattattattattattattattattattattattattatttattttttttaacatatctCAGTTGGTGTCTTTTGGGCTGAGCAACCAGATGGTTGTCACATTCAAGGAGGAAAATCTGATGACATTCAAGCACCTCTTCCTGAAAAACTATGTTGATGGAGTCAAGGATACATACGCTGTTTACAGACAGGACGACGTTTATGATCACATTGATTATATCATTGAACAGGTAACTGAAccttttcattttgtccttCTTGCAAGAAACACCAAAAAAAGGTAAAGATATTTTCCCCTGAATTTAattggtgttttttatttttggtcatgtgatgtgtttttttgttttgcttttatgttaCTGTAGATCATTGTTGGAAATTCATGACTTTACATGCTTATATGGCCAACAAGTCATGCCTTGTGATGGGACtggactttgtgtttgtgtcatttcgCTGTGTTATGACTGTCTATATTCACTGGCCACTCTATAGTACTGGTACACCTGTACAGTCTAATGCAATCTAAAACACTAGTTCTATCATGAATATGACTTTTACAAGGGTATAATTTGACAGTTTTTggtgaaactgtcagaaaggtcaTAATTCTactatgtttattattgaggtcatacTGTAGTGCATCATATTACAaggtggttctaatgttttggcctcATTAAGTCTAagtgaattaataaaatgtatttcatacGACTCCTTGGATTGCATTAGACtttacctaataaagtggccagtgatTATATCAGTCATAAAACCATTCATTCCAAACAACGTAATCTGCTGCAACTATTGCAACTATTTCATTATAGACAATGTTTTGATGATTTTCCATTGTTCGTTTCTAGTATGGACGTCTGCACAATATCACAGTTGGAAATCATGAATATCAGAAAGATGGTGCTTTCTACACACCCCTGTCACTTTGTCAGGAGTTCTACAGAAATGGAAACATCTATCCTGGAAATGAGACGCTGGACATTGATGCCCAAGTGAAAACTGGTACACATGtatataattaattcattttcaaaaacatATGATGTTGCTGGTTTTACTATTGTTCTTTCGGTTGTGGTTTGTATTCTACAGAGTGCCTCAAAGTTTATCCAATGTATCATCCATCATTGCAGCAAGCgctttcacattttgaattgcatttcaaaaggtttgtttatacagtaacatttaaacGTCTTTcctggttttggttttggatATCATATAAGAACCAGTTAGCTCATGTATCTCTGTCTTCCAGGATGCTCTCTGTGAAGATCACGTTTGTTCTCAAGGCCATAAATTTACAGACAGTGAGACATCGGGAGCTGCCAGACTGCTATGActtcacagttactgtatgtcaCTTGAGTTTCTTTGTGggttagtttaaataaaaaaaaaaaaaaaaagtagatctcttcagaatttatttattagtggTGATATCACACATCTGACCACCTAGAGATTACATTTGACAGCATCTGTCAggagtttaaattaaaatggaaagaGTGAGCTGTGTGAagcctgtgtttatttaatgaagGTACATAAAGGACATGGAGCAGTCAGGATGTTTGCACACAGCACCTGctatttatataattaaatattccAGCCTAGCAATATGAATGTTATGAAAATTGGTCCCTCACATGTGCCTGTCTGGTTAACAGATCATTTTCAACAACCAAGTTCACAGCGGCAGGATAAAGGTCGACCTGGAAAATGATGTTGACATTAATGAATGCAGAGAATTGAAAGTAACTGGAGCATGTAAGTTTGCTGTCTTGTTTCACTGAGTACAAATGAATCATGTCTATTGCTTTAAGTCTGGAAATAAATTGCTGGTTTCATTATAGCTGTTCTCAAAGCTTGAAGCTTTTATCTGATCTGACAATGTGCTTTTTCAGTAGCggtaattttattttctctgctccCTCAGCTGCTAGAAACATATACCTGACTGTGCTGTTTGACTGCCTCATCATTATAACGTGCATCGCCTCCTTCACGCTCTGCACACGCTCAGTGATCAGTGGcatccagctgcagtttgtaAGTAATACTGAAATACAGCAGGCATTTTTGTCACCCCACAGCATTTAGTTTCTCATACACTGGCAAGAAGTAGTAAGAGAATCATTTGTAAAttctcatttttcatgtttgtcatgtttgttaaaatgtgagcTGATCTTTACCAAactcacaaatataaacaaacactatATTTATATAAGTTGATAACACAAACTGATTGTCTTTGTCTgaacacacaaattaaacacaaagtaaatgtaaatatcttgATGAGCTTgggaatttattttttcctccatgCTGGCTGCAAAGCAGTCCCCAGTCATCATGCTCCCTTCACAATGGTTAACTGCTGCCAACAATTCAGCCTGTATAGTTTATTTCCCACTAGCACTGTGAAGTATCAGTGTCATCTTTTCTTTCActatatatgttgtttttcttgccattgtattGTGTAATAGTGTAGTAGTCAGATATATACAGGAATGTGTTCATTACGTTTTGACAAAGTGGTGGTAGTCCACTTTAGGAATTTTCcattaatgaaaaatattatttatgaGAGCAATAGCAACTCACAGGATTCTTGTCATTGTTGCTATCGGTTATTATTAAGGGTCATTATAGTCGCGACCTTTACTGGAAATAATGTATGAAGCTGCCAGTTACTTTTTCAGCTATAATTGGGATTGTCCTTATTGCTGGACCTGTACTGATTTCTAGTTGTTGCTGGGTGCCTTGTTcttattgtttcatttaatttcatatcttaaacttaaagctgcaacatttaactttttttttttattagatttttagTATAGATATTTGCTCCATATGTTATCTTAATATGGAGAGGTGCTTTCAAAGTCTCCTATGAGGCAGACTTAGAAAACTGCACGGTTCAGAGATATTTGCTTGTAAATGTTTTGGAACAAGGTGCCCCCTTCTAACCAGTCAGAAGGTCAAACCCTGGCTGTGGTAGTGTGATGCGACCAcggatgtaaaataaatatgtttgatgCCCTGGTTAGAATAATTGATGTTAAGTCTAATGCTACAGCTCTCGAGTCCCAAAATTGACATGTTGCAGCTTTATTTAATCTAAAGATTTATAGTACAACTTGTATCGTCTTCTGTTTTGAACAGGAGTACACACTCTACTGCAGGGTCTATTGCAGTAAAATGGTCTCTATGTCAGACAAGCTGGAGTTTGTAAACGGTTGGTATATCCTGATCATTATCAGTGACACGTTAACCATCATTGGCTCTATTCTGAAGATAACGATCCAGACTAAGGTAAAGTCCTTGTTACTCGCTGTAAATTACTATGCTTTTCATTGATTTTACCTTCATTACAATAGTAGCTGATCTCTGAAATGTGCATGTTGAGCTATTTCTTCAGTCCAGTTATAACATTTGTAAATTATCCCCGATTTAATTTAGGTCTCCACAAACTATGATGTCTGCAGCATCTTCCTCGGGACAGGCACCATGTTTGTTTGGATTGGGGTCCTCCGCTACATGGGCTTCTTTAGGAAGTATAATGTAAGATAATCTAAAATGCATGAATGGTTCTAAAAAGCTGAAAGagcaaaatgtgctgctgtTACATTGTATGATAATTTACTaaagaaataatgaatattaaaatattaacttcCAAACTGGAATTCTCAAAGAgcaaatgtattgttttgtgtggttttctcAGATGTATTACCAAGTGTTCTTTGGCCATTTTCAGATTCTCATCCTGACACTCAGGGCAGCTTTCCCAAATGTTATCCGTTTCATCTGCTGTGCTGGAATCATCTACCTCAGTTACTGCTTTTGTGGCTGGATAGTCCTTGGCCCATATCATGAGAAGGTAAGTTGGGTCATAAATCAAAGAAAAGTGTGCTGCATTTAAAAGACGAAACAATTATAGTCCAATTTCAGGAATCAATATTCATCCTACTCTTTGGCTGTTTATTTTAGTTCCGCACCTTAAACACAGTGTCGGAGTGTTTGTTCTCCCTGGTCAATGGAGACGACATGTTTCCCACCTTTGAAAACATGAAGCAGAAAAGCAGCCTGGTGTGGATTTTCAGCAGAGTTTACCTTTATACCTTTGTCTCGCTCTTCATCTACATGATCCTCAGCCTTTTCATCACAATCATCACTGACACCTACGACACCATCAAGGTAAACAACATTCACCCTCTATTTTTGGTCATATTTTCTGTATGCGGTGTTCATTAACCTGACACCTGTAAAGCTATTCCAGcaaaatgtgcctaaaacacactgtattcCTGACTGGGTTCATTTAGCAACAACAGGAGAGTGGATTGCCAACATCAGAGCTGCAAAaattcctgtctgtgtgtaaagACCTGCCAAACTCTGGGGTGTACCGACTCCACAAGAACAACAGATGCTTCTTCAACTGCTGCATCAGCAGGTAGGATCAATCTACTTCAGGTTACCCCagagaaaatgtcaacaatttTGGTGTCACTAATTAGCACACTAAACTGGGAATACAAGGCCTGTGCATTAGAAGTTTAAAATGCTACACAGTTGCTTGACATAACAGCTGAGTCGAGCCAATTTCTCCTTTCAGGTGCAGGAGTCGTCGAGAGAGGCTGACTTCAGAGGCATAACAGGTCTTTGTTGTGGAGATACTGAAAGACTATAGAGTAAACTAAAACCTGACAATGCACTTTATGTTCTACTCAGTGAGAGGGTCTTGTAAGTCTCTGTTTAACCAGTAAGACCCAAGTTTGCTCAGGCGTTTAATAAGACCAAATgtgaaaatttaaaatgaactgagACAGTTAAGTCTGGTCTCTGTGGTGCACTGATGCAGAgactgctttttaaatattttaataggCATTTAGATGAAATTTGAAACAGTTTTTCCAAAGCATCTGACTTAAAGCTCCAGATTCATGCAGTGAAGACAATGAAtcaataaatgaacacaaaattAAAAGGAATTTATTTCTCCATTACCAGAAGAATGTATTGATATAAAGTCACACAAATTAAAATCTTGTTACAAAAGAGAAATCTGATTCTATTTAATAGCAGTGATGGTCCATTCATAAAAACTTAACAATGCAAAAATTTGTCTCCGTCTTCAAAGGAAATATCCAGAAGCAGATGGCTCCGCCCGTCATCTGTGTAGTAGCAACTAATTATCTTTATTTCCCTAAAAAGGTTTTGTCATTTGAGCCACCGGGATGAGTTATTCTTTGAGAGGTCTGAAATCCATCAGACCAAGATGTTGCACTCAAGTGCTTTGATGTTGTAAATGGCCAAACGGGTCCATGCTGTTCCAGTTTGCTTAATTTGGAACCTGTAAGAAGGGTCCATGGACTGTTTGTCTATCACGAAGTAGCTGAAATCCCTTTGGCTTATGTGGATTGGATATTAGTCCAAGCAAGAAACCACAACCCACAGTTTGGATGAGCAACAGCATTCCAGAGTACGTGAATGTCCTTGGTATTGAGGTTTCTAAAGCAGTCAGCAGAGGGCACCACAAAACATGGTGCTTACTGTGAGAAACAGTCAGATAACAAGTCTTCTAAATCAAAATTTCCCAAAATCGTACAATGACAATGATGAGCTTCGTATTTTTTGAGACCGTAATTCCAACAATACCTTCCTTTGTATTCTTGGCTATTTCACTAATAATCCAAAAGGCAGGAATCAAGGGTCAATGTGTCCATAAAAAagggcttttgtttttttcaaggGGAAATAAAGGGAACTTTACTTCATCTGGCATCCTGAGATAATAATTTACTCCATGAGGTCAACCTGGTTTGGTTTGCGTAGCTCCAGAGGGCAGCAGGACTCGCTGTTCCTCCATCCTATTGGACTGGGAACGCATGATGAGACTGAAAAAATCCTCATCTGGGACAGTTAGTCCCTTTGTTGTAGAGGATGGAGCAGCACACCTCTGGTCGTTAAGTCTGGAGCCCTAAAACATTGTGGAAAGCacaattttttaattttaatttactcAATTGACAACTATTTTAATAACTAATTTATTGGGTAACGGATATTGTAAGGAAAAATGATGTTAACCAGGGCTTTCTAAAACTGAAAAGTTCAAACTATTCTGGCATTTTTTAGTCAAAACAACTAGGCTGGTTAAGAAAATCAACAGATTAATCTTATTTTATACCGATGTAAGattcttttaaattaataaaaaaggcaaacacTCAGATGATGTCAGCCGTTTGTAAAGTTTGACATTACCagagaaatgttttctgtaGGTTGAGTAACTCTTCTACAGAATACATCTTTCaactaatgtaaataaaaaacaatttctaaAAAGGTGGATTGATCacagaaaaatctaattatcAAAGCTGTGGGTGAAGTGTGATTTGACTAAATTTCTCTAAATGCCAGTAAAATACGTTTCTAAAATCTGTGTCTGTAATGTGGAAAATCCTGTGGACATtaaaatttatattatttagaACCTGGGGCAGGAAGAAAAACTTTGTTACCTGGCACTTAACAAGCATGTCGAAAAACACCTCCTCCCCCTCAGGCTGCTCAGCGCTGGCTTCGAGGCGACTGTACAGGGAGGGTGTGTGACGCGTATCTGTACTGGAGATGGGAGCTGGAAGGGAAAAAAAGCATTAGTCAACATGTGAGCGGTCATACTGAGGAAGATGACAAAACTGGGAATAACCTTGTATTATTTTATCACCTTGTGTGAGGATTTGATCGGtgctggaggtggagggtgTATGAGGCGGGTTGGAGGTGCTGAGATGTAAGCCAGGCAAATGGTGCAAGCTGACTCGTTGGTCGTCCAGACGTCGGGCCTGGGAGCTGGCCAGCAGCTCCAGGAAATGACCATGATCCTGGAATGGTACTTCGCGCTCCAAAATAGCTAGAAACAGACATAATGATCATCTATGGGTGACTAGTATCTAAGGGAAGACTGTTCATCATGTTAGCAACAGCAAGTTGTACCAAGAATTATACTTCTACTTGGTAAAAGAtaaacaggaaaagaacaaaagcacatttaataTAGATGAGATGTTCTCAGTTGAGTCATTCTATGAAAATTGAAGACGCACCAAAGCTAAAGTCTATGAAGAATCAAACACTCCTTTTAGACTTAAATTATTTCACTCTTCATAGAGCACAAAAGCTGTGGTAAGCTTGGATTTGTAGCTTCTACCAAGCAGTGAAGTGATGAACACAGCAACATCAGTGGCAGCTGCTGTGCTCAGTGAAAAACTCAACCACACAGACTTTACAATAAACGTTCAAGGTTACAAAGGAACTCGTGTTAAAG
This genomic window from Anabas testudineus chromosome 4, fAnaTes1.2, whole genome shotgun sequence contains:
- the mcoln3b gene encoding mucolipin-3 isoform X1 translates to MVEANLVSACELVCVQQCSDMEESSDLYDVYGTSGPLPRSEEDLDNVECLRRKIKYFFMNPCEKYHARGRKPWKLILQIIKIAIITIQLVSFGLSNQMVVTFKEENLMTFKHLFLKNYVDGVKDTYAVYRQDDVYDHIDYIIEQYGRLHNITVGNHEYQKDGAFYTPLSLCQEFYRNGNIYPGNETLDIDAQVKTECLKVYPMYHPSLQQALSHFELHFKRMLSVKITFVLKAINLQTVRHRELPDCYDFTVTIIFNNQVHSGRIKVDLENDVDINECRELKVTGASARNIYLTVLFDCLIIITCIASFTLCTRSVISGIQLQFEYTLYCRVYCSKMVSMSDKLEFVNGWYILIIISDTLTIIGSILKITIQTKVSTNYDVCSIFLGTGTMFVWIGVLRYMGFFRKYNILILTLRAAFPNVIRFICCAGIIYLSYCFCGWIVLGPYHEKFRTLNTVSECLFSLVNGDDMFPTFENMKQKSSLVWIFSRVYLYTFVSLFIYMILSLFITIITDTYDTIKQQQESGLPTSELQKFLSVCKDLPNSGVYRLHKNNRCFFNCCISRCRSRRERLTSEA
- the mcoln3b gene encoding mucolipin-3 isoform X2 produces the protein MNLLQEEIDMEESSDLYDVYGTSGPLPRSEEDLDNVECLRRKIKYFFMNPCEKYHARGRKPWKLILQIIKIAIITIQLVSFGLSNQMVVTFKEENLMTFKHLFLKNYVDGVKDTYAVYRQDDVYDHIDYIIEQYGRLHNITVGNHEYQKDGAFYTPLSLCQEFYRNGNIYPGNETLDIDAQVKTECLKVYPMYHPSLQQALSHFELHFKRMLSVKITFVLKAINLQTVRHRELPDCYDFTVTIIFNNQVHSGRIKVDLENDVDINECRELKVTGASARNIYLTVLFDCLIIITCIASFTLCTRSVISGIQLQFEYTLYCRVYCSKMVSMSDKLEFVNGWYILIIISDTLTIIGSILKITIQTKVSTNYDVCSIFLGTGTMFVWIGVLRYMGFFRKYNILILTLRAAFPNVIRFICCAGIIYLSYCFCGWIVLGPYHEKFRTLNTVSECLFSLVNGDDMFPTFENMKQKSSLVWIFSRVYLYTFVSLFIYMILSLFITIITDTYDTIKQQQESGLPTSELQKFLSVCKDLPNSGVYRLHKNNRCFFNCCISRCRSRRERLTSEA
- the mcoln3b gene encoding mucolipin-3 isoform X3 codes for the protein MVEANLVSACELVCVQQCSDMEESSDLYDVYGTSGPLPRSEEDLDNVECLRRKIKYFFMNPCEKYHARGRKPWKLILQIIKIAIITIQLVSFGLSNQMVVTFKEENLMTFKHLFLKNYVDGVKDTYAVYRQDDVYDHIDYIIEQYGRLHNITVGNHEYQKDGAFYTPLSLCQEFYRNGNIYPGNETLDIDAQVKTECLKVYPMYHPSLQQALSHFELHFKRMLSVKITFVLKAINLQTVRHRELPDCYDFTVTIIFNNQVHSGRIKVDLENDVDINECRELKVTGASARNIYLTVLFDCLIIITCIASFTLCTRSVISGIQLQFVSTNYDVCSIFLGTGTMFVWIGVLRYMGFFRKYNILILTLRAAFPNVIRFICCAGIIYLSYCFCGWIVLGPYHEKFRTLNTVSECLFSLVNGDDMFPTFENMKQKSSLVWIFSRVYLYTFVSLFIYMILSLFITIITDTYDTIKQQQESGLPTSELQKFLSVCKDLPNSGVYRLHKNNRCFFNCCISRCRSRRERLTSEA